A genomic stretch from Abyssibacter profundi includes:
- a CDS encoding cyclic nucleotide-binding and patatin-like phospholipase domain-containing protein: MDAHTILAASPAFAGLNAKALNLLADAADKRLLRPGHVLFNAGDHAESFHVIGTGRLLLLRPEDTGFTLLRELVRGEVVGGVSMMTGERRLTRVEVLRESVVVTISKRAFDVIAAKHPHEAIEIIRFLVGRLVRTINSPGEAPTAQSLATIALVPGHPGMDLVRVANAMAAAMSQQGATLRLSADRVDRALGQGAANSMLDDTERSEQVAAWLSELETQYRYLIYATDGDDSPWSRRCIRQADRVLVVVDGAASARATPEIRAFQSIRGRTTTELCIVHYTGEKTRAQPHDWNALCQTDSVLHATLDQPESMERLVRLLTGRGLGLVLGGGGARGFAHLGLWQALESLGIEFDVLGGASMGAYVAALMAIGHDCDEAKRNLRETFVDHNYLNDYVVPRVAMISGKKFLRRLDEVFGSRRIEDLHIPYFSVSTNLSQGESVAHREGVLRDWIAASMAVPGIVPPLVWRGDLLCDGGVLNSLPVDKMRELGRGPIVSCDVSNRERFMIPQEADDRPEPLRWQRGVERFPGIGRLLHRAATVVSSETIARRETDAECYIHMPVSGVGMFDWDRMDEIIQASYDYAMPRLEAFLESEEGRLTQQRAAGRHAVPAPEA, translated from the coding sequence ATGGACGCGCACACCATACTGGCGGCAAGCCCTGCGTTCGCGGGGCTGAATGCAAAAGCACTGAATCTTCTGGCGGATGCGGCCGACAAGCGTTTGTTGCGACCGGGCCATGTGTTGTTCAACGCCGGGGATCACGCCGAGTCTTTCCACGTCATCGGCACCGGGCGTCTGCTGCTGCTGCGACCCGAAGACACGGGCTTCACGCTGCTTCGGGAGCTGGTCCGCGGGGAAGTGGTGGGGGGCGTCTCGATGATGACCGGCGAGCGCCGGCTGACACGTGTTGAGGTGTTGCGCGAGAGCGTTGTCGTCACCATCTCTAAACGGGCCTTCGACGTGATCGCCGCCAAGCACCCGCACGAAGCCATCGAGATCATCCGGTTTCTGGTCGGTCGATTGGTGCGGACCATTAACAGCCCCGGTGAGGCGCCAACCGCGCAGTCGCTGGCGACGATTGCACTGGTGCCTGGGCATCCGGGCATGGACCTGGTGCGAGTCGCCAATGCCATGGCGGCGGCGATGTCGCAGCAGGGCGCGACCTTACGGCTGAGCGCCGACCGGGTCGACCGGGCCCTTGGCCAGGGTGCGGCCAACAGTATGCTGGACGATACGGAGCGCTCGGAGCAGGTCGCCGCTTGGCTCAGCGAGTTGGAAACCCAATACCGCTATCTGATCTACGCCACGGACGGGGATGATTCACCCTGGTCGCGGCGTTGCATTCGTCAGGCCGACCGGGTGCTGGTGGTGGTTGACGGCGCCGCCTCAGCCCGGGCGACGCCGGAGATTCGGGCGTTCCAGTCCATCCGAGGTCGGACCACCACGGAACTTTGCATCGTGCACTACACGGGCGAGAAGACCCGGGCGCAGCCGCACGATTGGAACGCGCTGTGCCAGACCGATTCCGTGCTGCATGCCACGCTGGACCAGCCTGAGAGCATGGAGCGTCTGGTGAGATTGCTGACCGGACGCGGCCTCGGTCTGGTGCTCGGCGGTGGGGGTGCCCGGGGCTTTGCCCATCTGGGCCTCTGGCAGGCGCTGGAGTCGCTGGGGATCGAGTTCGATGTTCTGGGCGGCGCGAGCATGGGGGCGTATGTGGCCGCGCTCATGGCCATTGGGCATGACTGTGACGAGGCCAAGCGCAATCTGCGTGAGACCTTTGTTGATCACAATTACCTCAATGATTACGTCGTGCCGCGTGTGGCCATGATCAGCGGTAAGAAGTTTCTGCGCAGGCTCGACGAGGTGTTCGGATCCCGGCGTATCGAGGACCTGCACATCCCGTATTTCTCCGTGAGCACCAACCTGTCCCAGGGCGAGTCCGTCGCCCACCGCGAGGGCGTGCTGCGTGACTGGATAGCCGCCAGCATGGCCGTGCCCGGCATCGTGCCGCCTTTGGTCTGGCGGGGCGACCTGTTATGTGATGGCGGGGTGCTGAACAGCTTGCCGGTGGACAAGATGCGGGAGCTGGGCCGCGGCCCCATCGTGTCTTGCGATGTGAGCAACCGGGAGCGGTTCATGATTCCCCAGGAGGCAGACGATCGCCCCGAGCCCCTGCGTTGGCAGCGCGGGGTCGAGCGGTTTCCCGGAATCGGACGATTGCTGCATCGCGCAGCCACCGTGGTCAGCTCCGAAACCATCGCCCGGCGCGAAACCGACGCCGAGTGCTACATCCACATGCCGGTGTCGGGAGTCGGGATGTTCGATTGGGACCGCATGGACGAGATTATTCAGGCGTCTTACGACTATGCCATGCCCCGGCTGGAGGCCTTCCTGGAGTCCGAAGAGGGCCGATTGACCCAGCAGCGGGCCGCAGGCCGGCACGCGGTGCCTGCACCCGAGGCCTGA
- the dapD gene encoding 2,3,4,5-tetrahydropyridine-2,6-dicarboxylate N-succinyltransferase, with the protein MTDINSLESQINAAFEERASLGPDAAPAELRDAVEQTLGLLDAGTLRVAEPTSDGWTVNEWAKKAVLLSFRLYDNHLIEGAETRYFDKVPGKYANYSEADFRADGVRVVPPAMVRRGVHIASNVVLMPSYVNIGAYVGAGSMVDTWATVGSCAQIGANVHLSGGVGIGGVLEPLQAAPVIIEDDCFIGARSEIVEGVIVEQGAVIAMGVYISQSTPIYDREADSISFGRVPAGAVVVPGSLPKDQGRYNLNCAVIVKRVDQRTKAKVGINELLRNAATE; encoded by the coding sequence ATGACCGACATCAACTCGCTTGAATCCCAGATCAACGCCGCGTTTGAAGAGCGCGCCTCGCTCGGCCCGGACGCCGCCCCCGCCGAACTGCGTGACGCCGTGGAACAGACCTTGGGTCTGCTCGACGCCGGCACCCTGCGCGTCGCCGAGCCCACTTCTGACGGCTGGACGGTCAACGAATGGGCCAAGAAAGCCGTGCTGCTCTCGTTCCGCCTGTATGACAATCATCTGATCGAGGGCGCCGAGACCCGCTACTTCGACAAGGTGCCGGGCAAGTACGCCAACTACAGTGAAGCAGACTTCCGCGCCGATGGCGTGCGCGTGGTGCCACCGGCGATGGTGCGCCGTGGCGTGCACATCGCCAGCAACGTGGTGCTCATGCCCAGCTACGTCAATATCGGTGCGTACGTTGGCGCGGGTTCGATGGTCGACACCTGGGCCACGGTTGGCTCCTGCGCCCAGATTGGCGCCAATGTGCATTTGTCCGGCGGTGTCGGCATTGGCGGCGTGTTGGAGCCACTGCAGGCCGCGCCCGTCATCATCGAAGATGACTGCTTTATTGGCGCACGATCCGAGATTGTCGAGGGCGTCATTGTCGAACAGGGCGCGGTCATCGCCATGGGTGTATACATCAGCCAGTCCACCCCCATTTACGACCGCGAAGCGGACAGCATCAGCTTCGGCCGGGTGCCTGCAGGTGCCGTGGTCGTGCCGGGCTCGCTCCCCAAGGACCAGGGGCGCTACAACCTGAACTGCGCGGTCATCGTCAAACGCGTGGATCAGCGCACCAAGGCCAAGGTGGGCATTAACGAATTGCTGCGCAACGCGGCCACCGAATGA
- the dapE gene encoding succinyl-diaminopimelate desuccinylase: protein MSQTPPRLDTSQPAELALLKALVERPSVTPADAGCQAMLAERLSALGFQIESLPFGEVSNLWATRGQHGPTLCFAGHTDVVPPGPAERWTSPPFEPTERDGHLFGRGAADMKSGLASMIVAMERFVAAHPDHAGRLAMLLTSDEEGPARDGIRRVVEHFAERGETIDYCVIGECSSVESFGDRIMVGRRGSIGATLTVLGRQGHVAYPHLADNPIHHALGALDELAQMTWDSGNDDFPPTSFQITNVRAGTGATNVIPGTAEFDFNLRYSTELDAATIRQRVVDLLDAKRLNYQLDWWLSGEPFLTRPGNLRAASVEALQVETGQTPTESTAGGTSDGRFIAQLGTEVVEIGPINATIHQIDECVRVDDLPRLTRVYEAVMQRLLIADPA from the coding sequence ATGAGCCAAACCCCGCCCCGCCTGGACACCAGCCAGCCAGCCGAACTCGCGCTGCTGAAGGCGCTGGTGGAACGTCCGTCGGTCACTCCGGCGGATGCAGGCTGCCAGGCGATGCTGGCCGAGCGTCTGAGCGCGCTGGGGTTCCAGATCGAATCCCTGCCTTTTGGCGAGGTTTCGAACCTGTGGGCCACGCGCGGTCAGCACGGTCCCACGCTGTGCTTTGCGGGCCATACGGACGTCGTACCGCCAGGCCCCGCAGAGCGCTGGACCAGCCCGCCCTTCGAGCCCACCGAACGCGACGGCCACCTGTTCGGGCGAGGTGCCGCCGATATGAAGTCCGGACTGGCATCGATGATTGTCGCCATGGAGCGCTTTGTCGCCGCGCACCCGGACCACGCGGGTCGTCTGGCGATGCTGCTGACCAGCGACGAAGAGGGTCCGGCACGCGACGGCATCCGCCGCGTGGTCGAACATTTTGCCGAGCGCGGCGAGACCATCGACTATTGCGTGATCGGAGAATGCTCCAGCGTGGAGAGCTTTGGCGACCGCATCATGGTCGGGCGCCGGGGCTCGATTGGTGCCACCCTGACCGTCCTGGGGCGTCAGGGCCATGTCGCTTACCCGCATCTGGCCGACAATCCCATCCACCATGCGCTCGGGGCACTGGACGAATTGGCCCAGATGACCTGGGACTCCGGCAACGATGACTTCCCGCCGACCTCCTTTCAGATCACCAATGTCCGCGCAGGCACCGGCGCGACCAATGTGATTCCGGGCACGGCCGAGTTCGACTTCAACCTGCGTTATTCCACTGAACTCGATGCCGCGACCATTCGCCAGCGGGTCGTCGATTTACTCGACGCCAAGCGGCTGAACTACCAGCTGGACTGGTGGTTGTCGGGGGAACCGTTCCTGACCCGCCCGGGCAACCTGCGGGCGGCGTCCGTGGAGGCACTACAGGTCGAAACCGGTCAGACGCCGACGGAGTCCACTGCGGGCGGCACCTCGGATGGTCGTTTTATCGCCCAGCTGGGCACCGAAGTCGTGGAAATCGGCCCCATTAACGCCACGATTCATCAGATTGATGAATGCGTGCGCGTCGACGACCTGCCCCGGCTCACCCGTGTGTATGAGGCGGTCATGCAACGCCTGCTCATCGCCGACCCCGCGTGA
- a CDS encoding class I fructose-bisphosphate aldolase: MNADTLIKTAQAMVEPGKGVLAADESTGTIKKRFDSINVESVEETRRAYRDMLFTTPGMEDFVSSVILFEETLYQKSSDGTPFSKLLADKGVIPGIKVDKGAKPLAGAEGETVTEGLDGLRERLIEYRKAGARFAKWRAVITIGDGIPTDYCIQANAHALARYAALCQEQDIVPIVEPEVLMDADNSIEVCEDVTSRTLQAVFAELDQQGVLLEGMLLKPNMVISGKQCPTQADVQTVAEATVRTLKRYVPSAVPGIVFLSGGQSDELATAHLDAMNKIGDLPWALSFSYGRALQAPALAAWGGKNENVAAGQRAFFHRAKCNSAAAKGEYTSAMEQAA; the protein is encoded by the coding sequence ATGAATGCAGACACGTTGATCAAGACCGCCCAGGCCATGGTCGAGCCCGGCAAGGGCGTTCTGGCCGCTGACGAAAGCACCGGCACCATTAAAAAGCGCTTTGACTCGATTAACGTCGAATCAGTCGAAGAAACGCGCCGCGCCTACCGCGACATGCTGTTCACGACGCCGGGCATGGAAGATTTCGTCAGCAGCGTGATCCTGTTTGAAGAAACGCTGTACCAGAAGTCCTCGGACGGCACGCCGTTCTCCAAGCTGCTGGCCGACAAGGGCGTGATTCCGGGCATCAAGGTCGACAAGGGTGCCAAGCCGCTGGCCGGTGCCGAAGGCGAAACCGTCACCGAAGGTCTGGATGGGCTGCGCGAGCGTCTGATCGAGTACCGCAAGGCCGGTGCCCGGTTTGCCAAGTGGCGCGCGGTGATCACGATTGGTGACGGCATTCCGACCGACTATTGCATCCAGGCCAACGCGCATGCGCTGGCGCGCTACGCCGCGCTTTGTCAGGAGCAGGACATCGTCCCGATTGTCGAGCCCGAAGTGCTGATGGACGCCGACAACAGCATCGAAGTCTGTGAAGACGTCACCTCGCGCACGCTGCAGGCCGTGTTCGCCGAACTCGACCAGCAGGGTGTGCTGCTGGAAGGCATGCTGCTGAAGCCGAACATGGTGATCTCCGGCAAGCAGTGCCCCACGCAGGCCGATGTGCAGACCGTGGCCGAAGCCACCGTGCGTACGCTCAAGCGCTACGTGCCCAGCGCCGTGCCGGGCATCGTGTTCCTGTCGGGCGGTCAGTCCGACGAGCTGGCCACCGCCCACCTCGACGCCATGAACAAGATTGGCGATCTGCCCTGGGCGCTGTCCTTCTCCTACGGTCGTGCCCTGCAGGCGCCGGCACTGGCTGCCTGGGGTGGCAAGAACGAGAATGTTGCTGCGGGTCAGCGGGCCTTCTTCCATCGCGCCAAGTGCAACTCGGCGGCGGCCAAGGGCGAGTACACCAGCGCCATGGAACAGGCGGCCTAA
- a CDS encoding SDR family oxidoreductase — translation MEVRGKRVWVTGASSGIGAALAVAFAEAGARVVLSARRQAELEQVAERCGDDSLVVTLDVTDQASIDAAVQRVNDAWGGVDILVNNAGITQRSRATETDMTVYRRLLEVNLFGTIALTSAMLPGMLERGEGQIVCMSSIAGKVGAPLRTGYCAAKHAVVGYSDALRAEVQDHGVHVLVVCPGFVNTPISYAALKGDGQAHGSMDADQAAGVPPETVASRTLQAINRGEHEILVGGKEILAAHLKRISPRLLARLTRRVAAQRSR, via the coding sequence ATGGAAGTTCGCGGCAAGCGTGTCTGGGTCACCGGTGCCTCTTCGGGCATCGGTGCTGCGCTGGCCGTGGCCTTTGCCGAGGCGGGTGCTCGGGTTGTTCTGAGCGCCCGCCGGCAGGCCGAACTGGAACAGGTTGCCGAACGCTGCGGTGATGACAGTCTGGTCGTCACCCTGGACGTCACCGATCAGGCGTCCATCGATGCCGCCGTGCAGCGGGTCAATGACGCCTGGGGCGGCGTCGATATCCTGGTCAACAATGCCGGGATCACCCAGCGTTCTCGGGCCACCGAAACTGACATGACGGTTTATCGGCGCCTGCTGGAGGTCAATCTGTTCGGCACCATCGCACTCACGTCGGCGATGCTGCCCGGCATGCTTGAGCGCGGTGAAGGTCAAATCGTCTGCATGTCCAGTATTGCCGGCAAGGTCGGAGCCCCGTTACGCACCGGCTATTGCGCGGCCAAGCATGCCGTCGTGGGGTACAGCGATGCCCTGCGCGCGGAGGTCCAGGACCACGGCGTGCACGTACTGGTCGTCTGTCCTGGGTTCGTCAATACCCCGATCTCTTACGCCGCGCTCAAGGGCGATGGCCAGGCGCATGGCAGCATGGATGCCGATCAGGCGGCTGGCGTGCCGCCCGAAACCGTGGCTAGCCGTACGCTGCAGGCGATTAATCGGGGTGAGCACGAGATTCTGGTCGGCGGTAAGGAAATCCTGGCCGCGCACCTCAAGCGTATTTCCCCGCGCCTGCTGGCCCGCCTGACACGCCGCGTGGCGGCGCAGCGCAGCCGCTAA
- a CDS encoding YheT family hydrolase: MTIQAPTNGTLTTAAYQPPGWLQNPHLQSILASSSARRHWIAARMPGMQAASRRITLNCGDGVRLYAHVSPQPGNPAGRGQVVLIHGWEGCHDSVYLFSMASRLWEAGYAIVRLNLRDHGYSHHLNVEPFVSTRLSDTVGALRDIGRRLPGGDAPFLMGFSMGGNVALRTARAATEAGLHIRGLLAVSPAINPLATTQAIDQGIALYRTYFRRKWARSLQAKEAAHPGVHELADMRNTETLEQATALFAPRFTPYADYRDYLQAYTLTGDGLTGLTVPTHILTAADDPVIPIEDFEGLTLPDGVSLEVTDFGGHCGFIQSWSLDCYTDEVGLAFLQSFDDSRVGR, from the coding sequence GTGACCATCCAGGCCCCGACCAACGGAACGCTGACCACCGCGGCCTACCAGCCACCGGGCTGGCTGCAAAACCCGCATTTGCAGAGCATTCTGGCCTCCTCGTCAGCCCGCCGGCACTGGATTGCCGCGCGCATGCCCGGCATGCAGGCGGCCAGCCGGCGCATCACCCTGAACTGTGGTGACGGCGTGCGGCTATACGCCCACGTCAGCCCGCAGCCCGGCAATCCGGCGGGGCGCGGCCAGGTGGTGTTGATCCACGGCTGGGAAGGCTGCCACGACTCGGTCTATCTCTTTTCCATGGCCAGCCGGCTCTGGGAAGCCGGATACGCCATCGTGCGTCTCAACCTGCGTGACCATGGATACTCGCATCACCTGAACGTCGAACCCTTTGTTTCCACGCGACTGTCAGACACGGTGGGCGCGCTGCGTGACATCGGCCGGCGGCTGCCAGGCGGGGATGCCCCCTTTCTGATGGGGTTTTCCATGGGCGGCAATGTCGCGCTGCGCACGGCCCGCGCCGCGACGGAAGCAGGCCTGCATATCCGTGGCCTGCTGGCGGTCAGCCCGGCCATTAACCCCTTGGCGACCACCCAGGCTATTGATCAGGGCATTGCGCTTTATCGCACGTACTTCCGGCGCAAATGGGCGCGCTCGCTGCAGGCCAAAGAGGCCGCACACCCCGGCGTGCATGAGCTGGCAGACATGCGGAACACCGAGACCCTGGAACAGGCCACGGCGCTGTTCGCGCCGCGGTTCACGCCCTATGCGGACTACCGCGACTATCTGCAGGCCTACACCCTGACCGGCGACGGGCTGACCGGATTGACCGTACCCACGCATATTCTCACCGCGGCTGACGACCCGGTGATTCCGATCGAAGACTTCGAAGGTCTGACACTACCCGACGGCGTCAGTCTCGAAGTGACCGACTTCGGTGGACACTGCGGGTTTATTCAGTCCTGGAGCCTGGACTGCTACACCGATGAGGTGGGCTTGGCGTTTCTGCAAAGCTTTGACGACAGCCGCGTCGGCCGCTGA
- the glnD gene encoding [protein-PII] uridylyltransferase — protein MESDPVIFGIEDEPDVISARKLDKRLAEAGSDVAALRDVLAWGRDLVSTNFYAGVSAHALVRANTRLIDQTLAHVWAQTLGDAAARLALVAVGGYGRAELLPHSDIDLLVLYPDEGLGSADQVLEQFLTMLWDLRLNVGHSVRSAKECREQAGADITIMTNLMEARLLAGDSTLHRAMQTQTGTDSIWPTDRFFAAKQAEQVARHAKYDDSGYKLEPNVKESPGGLRDIHTILWVAKRQFPGATLTDLKRHGLLTAQECAELVAGQDFLWRVRFALHLIADRHEDRLLFDYQVRIAELFGFVDQSHNRAVEQFMQLYYRQIKALSCLNDLMLQMFEESILHPDNDAEPTRINRRFQARHGYIEVVDPGVFRRNPQALLEIFLLLQKRTELRGIRAQTLRLIRRDRKLINDRVRGDIRAKSLFMEIIRQPGGLTRALRRMNRYGVLGRYIPAFGNSIGRMQYDLFHTLTVDEHTLFVVRNMRRLAMPQFRDEHPFFSEIMDRIPKPELLYLAGLFHDIAKGRGGDHSELGAEDAITFCLDHGLPQWDSELVAWLVRNHLVMSVTAQRKDITDPNVIQEFAEAVGDRTHLDYLFLMTACDIRATNPALWNSWRESLLKDLYLTTCRLLSRGLANPIDRDVLAQETQDAALQRIGRDADTDAVHQLWTRLGNDYFLRHSDEEIAHHTVAILNHRSAAPLVTLGETSTGGVTVFIYMEDQDHLFAVTTGVLAQLGLTVLDARLETTDDGYAFDSYAICEGDGSAISEGHRREEIVESLSTTLANPDISSVNVTRRTSRRLRHFRTPTQVYFSSDADRGRTIMELVTGDRPGLLSIVGRVFRKRGILLVAAKIGTIGERAEDVFFITDSQHRPINDPAVFNELRRVLTRVLQTEDSLSTDEAVAYIE, from the coding sequence ATGGAGTCCGATCCGGTTATCTTCGGCATTGAGGACGAGCCCGACGTCATCAGTGCGCGCAAGCTGGATAAGCGCCTGGCCGAGGCCGGCAGCGATGTCGCTGCCTTGCGCGATGTGCTGGCCTGGGGCCGCGATCTCGTCTCCACGAATTTTTATGCAGGGGTCTCCGCCCATGCACTGGTCCGCGCGAACACGCGCTTGATCGACCAGACCTTGGCGCACGTCTGGGCCCAGACACTGGGCGACGCAGCGGCAAGATTGGCCCTGGTGGCCGTCGGAGGTTACGGACGGGCGGAACTGTTGCCCCATTCCGACATCGACCTGCTGGTCCTGTATCCGGATGAAGGCCTTGGTTCGGCCGATCAGGTTCTGGAGCAGTTCCTCACCATGCTGTGGGACCTGCGGCTGAATGTTGGTCACAGCGTGCGCTCGGCCAAGGAGTGTCGCGAACAGGCCGGGGCCGACATCACCATCATGACCAACCTGATGGAAGCGCGACTGCTGGCCGGGGATTCGACACTGCACCGGGCCATGCAGACCCAGACCGGCACCGACAGTATCTGGCCCACGGATCGCTTTTTTGCCGCCAAGCAGGCCGAGCAGGTCGCGCGGCATGCCAAGTACGATGACTCCGGCTACAAGCTGGAGCCCAACGTCAAGGAGAGCCCGGGCGGGCTGCGCGACATCCACACCATTCTGTGGGTGGCCAAGCGCCAGTTTCCCGGTGCAACCCTCACCGATCTCAAGCGCCACGGCCTGCTCACGGCCCAGGAATGCGCCGAACTGGTCGCGGGTCAGGATTTTCTCTGGCGCGTTCGCTTTGCCCTGCATCTGATCGCCGATCGCCACGAAGACCGGCTGCTGTTCGACTATCAGGTTCGCATTGCCGAGCTGTTCGGCTTTGTGGACCAGTCACATAACCGCGCGGTTGAACAGTTCATGCAGCTGTACTACCGGCAGATCAAGGCGCTGTCCTGCCTGAACGACTTGATGCTCCAGATGTTCGAAGAGAGCATCCTACATCCGGACAACGACGCCGAGCCGACCCGCATCAACCGCCGTTTCCAGGCCCGCCATGGGTATATCGAGGTGGTCGACCCCGGCGTCTTCCGTCGCAATCCCCAGGCATTGCTGGAGATCTTCCTGCTGCTGCAGAAGCGCACGGAGTTACGCGGGATTCGGGCACAGACGCTGCGGCTGATCCGCCGGGATCGCAAGCTGATCAACGATCGCGTCCGTGGCGACATCCGCGCCAAGTCGCTGTTCATGGAAATCATCCGGCAGCCGGGCGGACTCACCCGGGCGCTGCGCCGAATGAACCGCTACGGCGTGCTGGGTCGCTACATCCCGGCCTTTGGCAACAGCATCGGGCGGATGCAGTACGACCTGTTCCATACGCTGACGGTCGATGAGCACACGCTGTTCGTGGTCCGCAACATGCGCCGATTGGCCATGCCGCAGTTCCGCGACGAGCATCCGTTCTTCAGCGAGATCATGGATCGCATCCCCAAGCCAGAGCTGCTGTATCTGGCGGGTCTGTTCCACGACATCGCCAAGGGCCGTGGCGGCGACCATTCGGAACTGGGCGCCGAGGATGCCATCACCTTCTGCCTGGACCATGGCCTGCCGCAATGGGATAGCGAGCTGGTGGCCTGGCTGGTGCGCAACCATCTGGTGATGTCTGTGACCGCACAGCGCAAAGACATCACCGATCCGAATGTCATCCAGGAATTCGCCGAAGCCGTGGGTGACCGCACGCATCTGGACTACCTGTTCCTGATGACCGCCTGCGACATCCGAGCGACCAATCCGGCGCTGTGGAATTCCTGGCGCGAAAGCCTGCTCAAGGACCTGTACCTGACCACTTGCCGCCTGCTGTCACGCGGGCTGGCCAACCCCATCGACCGGGATGTGCTGGCCCAGGAAACCCAGGACGCCGCCCTGCAGCGGATCGGCCGCGATGCCGACACCGACGCGGTGCATCAGCTCTGGACGCGCCTGGGCAACGATTATTTCCTGCGCCACTCGGACGAGGAGATCGCCCACCACACGGTGGCGATCCTGAACCACCGCTCCGCCGCGCCTCTGGTCACGCTGGGCGAAACCAGCACCGGCGGTGTCACGGTCTTCATTTATATGGAAGACCAGGATCACCTGTTTGCGGTGACCACCGGGGTGCTGGCCCAGCTGGGCCTGACCGTGCTCGATGCCCGCCTGGAAACCACCGACGATGGCTACGCGTTTGACAGCTACGCCATCTGCGAAGGCGACGGCTCAGCCATCAGCGAGGGCCATCGCCGCGAAGAGATCGTCGAGAGCTTGAGCACCACGCTCGCGAATCCCGACATCTCCAGCGTCAACGTCACGCGTCGTACCTCGCGGCGGCTACGCCACTTCCGCACGCCCACACAGGTGTATTTCAGCAGCGATGCCGACCGCGGCCGGACCATCATGGAACTGGTCACCGGCGACCGCCCTGGCCTGCTATCCATCGTCGGCCGGGTGTTCCGCAAGCGCGGCATTCTGCTGGTGGCCGCCAAGATCGGCACCATTGGCGAGCGTGCAGAAGACGTCTTTTTCATTACCGACAGCCAACACCGGCCCATCAATGATCCGGCCGTCTTCAACGAATTGCGACGCGTACTCACGCGCGTGCTGCAAACGGAAGACAGCCTGAGCACCGATGAAGCCGTGGCCTACATTGAGTGA